One window of the Cryptococcus neoformans var. grubii H99 chromosome 12, complete sequence genome contains the following:
- a CDS encoding E3 SUMO-protein ligase PIAS1, producing the protein MLRHTGTYRAPVRKTDWSGFDEFLRLWIPSHTVPQLRSFASALVTYGRRDPFMRSGDRKADVIQKIQEAFMALKARMDLDAYVEARYHCEVAVGGGWDPFPRTNTTILIPPAPPIRTHPSVQPPPPPTFGGVPRWSSGVNSSSSGLNGYRSTPGSGSNSVGYGNTSAHAAPSTPSHGPQHALQDWKINPLWKPLRAITSMETLPDISANESHSTYRTKRTQFVLPNDVIEKLKASRESPQTPPHYSLRLFCTSSDHYRPTSVHARHIPPSTNIPIEYPGNPEVSIDGTILPFKEKGLRGKAGSAPPFDLDKPINVAVGGRVALVPGRLIGVNVGHRGPTTGKNKSQSKRFFFQIVLAEMTTKEELLEKLNKLEPTKAEDAIEQLRKKQEDDDDIVAGTASMSLKDPLSYMRMIRPIRSSKCSHIQCFDATWWIESNAVHPQWLCPHCSKELRFDDLIVDGYVMDILKAVPDTVDDVILEPTGEWHTEDNKYGTASWLASHVKPSSATAAVSTPVASSALASFSSEIETKPSVCDMNDTSSGDGANRGGAGLKRKVVQVIDSDDEGDGTPAKSSVPPAGRITGLGSSSSVGGSRTGASTPIIDLTLSDSDDETDEETGSATSSRGPPAPIQVPRTSIAASAIVSPKRPVSAAWTNFHSSRETTSNVIRSPSTSSWPGLSTAGIGGVSGRSSPLSNINGQTSASASGSATTSHLQPPSDQYPPISPPHISGPPPQTTVTSPRIAGLPPPSHIFPSSPSPASIAPAAPPPHVPPVRAFSRPGWVNPLGPSSSSEISSSTYASATPP; encoded by the exons ATGTTGAGACATACTGGCACTTACAGAGCACCTGTCCGTAAGACTGACTGGTCAGGCTTTGAT GAATTTCTCCGCTTATGGATTCCAAGTCATACCGTCCCGCAACTCCGGTCATTTGCTTCTGCTCTAGTAACATATGGAAGACGCGATCCCTTTATGCGTTCCGGCGATCGAAAAGCCGATGTCATTCAGAAGATCCAGGAAGCGTTCATGGCCCTCAAAGCCAGGATGGATCTCGATGCCTATGTCGAAGCGAGGTATCACTGTGAAGTGGCCGTTGGGGGAGGATGGGATCCATTTCCTAGGACGAACACAACAATACTGATTCCCCCTGCGCCGCCTATACGTACCCATCCATCTGTTCAgccgccgccaccgccTACATTTGGGGGTGTTCCGCGGTGGAGTAGTG GTGTAAACAGTAGTAGCTCAGGCCTGAATGGATACAGATCAACACCAGGATCTGGCTCTAATTCTGTTGGGTATGGCAATACCTCAGCTCACGCTGCTCCATCGACTCCCAGCCACGGTCCGCAACATGCTTTACAAGACTGGAAAATTAACCCACTGTGGAAACCGCTTCGGGCCATCACATCTATGGAAACGCTGCCTGATATTAGCGCCAATGAAAGTCATAGCACCTATCGGACGAAACGGACACAATTTGTCCTACCCAACGATGTTATTGAAAAGCTCAAAGCGTCTAG GGAATCCCCTCAAACGCCACCGCATTACTCACTCCGCCTCTTCTGTACTTCCTCTGATCATTATCGCCCTACATCCGTACACGCCCGTCACATACCTCCCTCTACCAACATCCCTATTGAATATCCTGGTAATCCCGAAGTATCCATCGACGGCACAATATTGCCGTTTAAAGAGAAAGGTCTGAGAGGGAAGGCTGGAAGTGCCCCGCCTTTTGATTTAGATAAGCCGATCAACGTGGCGGTTGGAGGGCGGGTGGCGCTGGTACCAGGAAGATTAATAGGTGTAAATGTTGGGCATCGAGGGCCGACGACAGGAAAGAACAAGTCTCAGTCCAAG AGGTTTTTCTTCCAGATTGTCCTTGCCGAAATGACAacaaaagaagaactgCTTGAAAAACTGAATAAGCTGGAACCAACAAAAGCAGAAGATGCAATAGAACAAT TGAGGAAGaaacaagaagatgatgatgatattgTGGCTGGTACAGCATCGATGTCTCTGAAAGATCCT CTTTCATACATGCGTATGATACGACCTATCCGCTCTTCAAAATGTAGTCATATCCAATGCTTTGACGCTACTTGGTGGATAGAAAGTAATGCTGTGCACCCACAATGGCTCTGTCCGCATTGTAGCAAAGAGCTTAGATTTGATGATCTGATTGTTGATGG ATACGTGATGGACATTCTCAAGGCTGTCCCAGATACGGTCGACGATGTTATCCTTGAACCCACAGGCGAATGGCACACCGAAGATAACAAATACGGTACCGCATCTTGGCTCGCCTCACATGTGAAACCATCATCAGCTACCGCGGCGGTATCAACACCAGTTGCATCTTCGGCGCTTGCCTCTTTTAGCTCGGAGATCGAGACAAAACCGTCTGTTTGTGATATGAATGATACTAGCAGCGGCGATGGTGCGAACCGAGGGGGAGCGGGTCTGAAACGAAAAGTGGTGCAAGTCATCGATTCGGATGACGAAGGAGACGGTACCCCTGCCAAATCGAGTGTCCCACCAGCAGGCCGCATAACAGGGCTGGGATCGTCATCCTCAGTCGGTGGATCAAGAACAGGAGCGTCAACTCCTATCATTGATTTGACTTTATCTGATTCAGATGACGAGACGGACGAGGAGACTGGATCAGCAACCAGTTCGAGAGGTCCCCCGGCTCCGATACAGGTACCGAGAACATCAATAGCAGCAAGCGCGATTGTCTCACCGAAACGACCGGTGAGCGCTGCTTGGACCAATTTTCATTCATCGCGCGAGACTACTTCCAATGTTATTCGCTCGCCGTCGACAAGTTCCTGGCCCGGTCTTTCTACTGCTGGAATAGGAGGAGTAAGTGGTAGATCCAGTCCTTTGAGTAACATCAACGGTCAAACCTCCGCTTCCGCTTCTGGCTCTGCTACCACATCTCATCTACAGCCGCCGTCAGACCAGTAccctcccatctcccctCCTCATATTTCCGGCCCACCTCCACAGACCACAGTCACATCCCCGCGAATAGCAGGtctaccaccaccatcacaCATatttccatcatctccgtcCCCCGCATCTATTGCCCCTGCCGCGCCACCGCCTCATGTCCCTCCTGTCCGAGCTTTTTCAAGGCCGGGCTGGGTTAACCCGTTAGGGCCGAGTTCGAGTAGCGAAATTTCAAGCTCGACCTATGCATCGGCGACGCCGCCATAG
- a CDS encoding nuclear movement protein nudC has product MTEGKTYEEMSKGERDAHDQQQREKEKKQQAELPYSWTQELATATVTVPLPKGTRSKDLEVDIGKRKLKVKLKSSPSSILEGELYNDIVVDDSSWTIDDDTLTIELDKLSFHIGTPQWWPHILTHHPTIDTTKINPTPSSLSDLDPKTRGMVEKMMWDNQQKALGKPTVDERKREEVMKKFMAEHPEMDFSKAKIG; this is encoded by the exons ATGACAGAAGGGAAGACTTACGAGGAAATGTCCAAAGGGGAGAGAGACGCGCATGACCAACAGCAGcgtgagaaggagaagaagcagcaggCTG AACTACCGTACTCCTGGACACAAGAACTTGCTACAGCAACGGTGACTGTCCCTTTACCTAAAGGAACAAGAAGTAAAGACCTCGAGGTTGATATCGGGAAGCGAAAGTTAAAA GTGAAGCTCAagtcttccccttcatccaTATTGGAAGGCGAGCTGTATAACGATATAGTAGTGGACGATTCTTCCTGGACAATTG atgatgatacaCTAACTATTGAGCTCGACAAACTCTC ATTCCATATCGGCACTCCTCAGTGGTGGCCTCACATCCTCACCCACCACCCAACTATTGACACCACCAAGATCAACCCTACTCCTTCGTCCCTTTCTGACCTGGACCCCAAGACGAGGGGGATGGtagagaagatgatgtgggATAACCAACAAAAAGCATTGGGTAAACCGACAGTTgatgaaaggaagagggaagaagtgatgaagaagtttATGGCGGAACACCCGGAGATGGACTTTAGTAAAGCGAAGATTGGTTAA
- a CDS encoding NADH dehydrogenase (ubiquinone) 1 alpha subcomplex 5, whose amino-acid sequence MFRASRVVLSAIRPLKASTNITGLAVHPDPLPALTSIYTSTLSSLSQLPAASVYRQAAEALTKHRLAIVEKAQGDVEKVENELGSIVEIVIEEAKSEEGLVVKMKDWKSWEGLVEEPHPGQWRYFEPLSDE is encoded by the exons ATGTTCAGAGCAAGTCGCGTAGTTCTCTCCGCCATCAG GCCGTTAAAAGCCAGCACAAACATCACTGGTCTCGCAGTCCACCCTGACCCTTTGCCGGCTCTCACGTCAATCTACACTTCGACCCTCAGCTCACTTTCCCAACTTCCTGCTGCGTCTGTCTACAGGCAAGCCGCCGAAGCGCTCACCAAGCACCGACTGGCCATTGTTGAAAAGGCCCAGGGAGACGTtgagaaggtggagaacGAATTGGGATCGATTGTCGAGATTGTTATCGAGGAGGCGAAGAGTGAGGAGGGTTTGGTtgtgaagatgaaggactGGAAGTC TTGGGAAGGGCTCGTGGAGGAACCTCATCCGGGACAATGGCGATACTTCGAGCCTTTGAGCGACGAATAG